The following are from one region of the Nicotiana tabacum cultivar K326 chromosome 3, ASM71507v2, whole genome shotgun sequence genome:
- the LOC107785426 gene encoding NEDD8-conjugating enzyme Ubc12-like, translating into MINLFKVKEKQKEAAENAEGKPPIKEQTASQLRLHRDISELTLPPICTIEFPNGKDDLMHFEVTIKPDEGYYNEGTFPFTFEIPILYPHDAPKVKCKVKVYHPNIDLEGNVCLNILREDWKPVLNINAVIYGLIHLFTEPNHEDPLNHEAAEELRDKPWSFGQTVGRTMWGGHVHDVYFNRVL; encoded by the coding sequence AtgattaatttgtttaaagtaaaggaaaagcAGAAAGAAGCAGCTGAAAATGCAGAAGGAAAACCACCAATTAAGGAGCAAACTGCATCACAATTAAGGCTTCATAGAGATATTAGTGAATTAACTTTACCACCAATTTGTACCATTGAATTTCCAAATGGAAAAGATGATCTTATGCATTTTGAAGTCACAATTAAACCAGATGAAGGTTATTATAACGAGGGTAcatttccttttacttttgaaattccaaTACTTTATCCACATGATGCACCAAAAGTTAAGTGTAAAGTTAAAGTTTATCATCCAAATATTGATTTAGAAGGAAATGTTTGTCTTAATATTCTTAGAGAAGATTGGAAACCTGTGTTGAATATTAATGCAGTAATTTATGGTTTAATTCATTTGTTTACTGAACCAAATCATGAGGATCCACTCAATCATGAAGCAGCTGAGGAATTAAGAGACAAACCATGGTCTTTTGGGCAAACTGTTGGTAGAACAATGTGGGGAGGACACGTGCATGACGTATATTTCAATCGCGTTCTGTAA
- the LOC142175517 gene encoding uncharacterized protein LOC142175517, protein MAVDDENTTITSKNTLHVSSDDEFEEGVTVVVTHPLYLAPGDTSGISLISFQLTGTDNYSLWYRSMRIALLGHNKRGIVDGSWPNESGIAYVTSAQTVWLDLQKRFDKVNDTRYYNLHKETTALCQGTSSISVYYSKIKDIWDEFEFVIPTPGCDCAKTKEFIVHLRKQKVYQFLMCLNDSYSQARSQIHQAYAMLISDKSQRSVAASAGVLGPPLIVNANTYDSTTLYSAKSNSNPKFRKNYNVQCNFCKMKGHSKENCYKIIGYPSDYKFKKKGVASAHNVMVEPGYSMPLYAESASQCVPLQSLPANYSHHHAMSQGAENYQVQGVVNAKPSSQGDGFPFTKEQYEKIMQILYSSHNRISSSTSQAYASGTTIALLASSPSPQEWIIDTRATNYMVSDINLLTKTSLTTLTNPRKVLQPNGDVTQVTHIGDSHISDNNVIKEVFYVPQFKFNFLSVSKVTRDSICFASFYPDFCVFQDLFSGRVREIARIKSHRRNSTIDVSLWHKRLRHVSSIVLKKLFPAKLANITEIINKFTVCPCAKQTRLPFPNSCIKSTVAFDLIHVNVWGPYKYATFDGHRYFLTVVDDFTRLTWLFLLKLKSDVCVVLTQFVVFVQTQFNKVLKAVRSENGPEFINFVCHALFQKYGSIHQKTCAYTP, encoded by the exons atggcgGTTGATGATGAAAACACAACTATCACTTCTAAGAATACATTGCATGTTTCATCGGATGATGAATTCGAGGAAGGTGTTACAGTAGTTGTGACTCATCCCCTGTATCTTGCCCCTGGTGATACTAGCGGCATTTCCTTGATTTCATTTCAGTTAACTGGAACTGATAACTACTCCTTATGGTATCGATCTATGCGGATTGCTTTACTAGGTCACAATAAGCGGGGAATTGTAGATGGCAGTTGGCCAAATGAGAG TGGTATAGCCTATGTCACTAGCGCACAGACAGTATGGCTGGATCTGCAGAAGAGATTTGATAAGGTAAATGATACTCGCTACTACAATTTACACAAAGAAACAACCGCTTTGTGTCAAGGTACCTCCTCTATTTCTGTCTACTACTCAAAAATTAAAGATATTTGGGATGAATTTGAGTTTGTAATACCTACACCTGGGTGTGATTGTGCCAAAACAAAGGAGTTTATTGTGCATCTACGAAAACAAAAGGTATATCAGTTTTTAATGTGCTTAAATGACTCCTATTCACAAGCTCGTAGTCAAATCCATCAAGCTTATGCTATGCTTATAAGTGATAAGAGTCAACGGTCTGTAGCTGCATCAGCTGGTGTATTAGGTCCTCCTCTTATTGTGAATGCAAATACCTATGACTCAACAACACTCTATAGTGCTAAGTCTAACTCTAACCCAAAGTTTAGAAAGAACTATAATGTTCAATGTAATTTCTGCAAAATGAAAGGTCATAGTAAGGAAAATTGTTATAAAATCATAGGCTATCCCTCTGATTATAAGTTCAAGAAGAAAGGGGTAGCTAGTGCACATAATGTAATGGTAGAACCTGGTTACTCTATGCCTCTATATGCTGAAAGTGCCTCTCAGTGTGTACCATTGCAGTCACTGCCTGCAAACTATAGTCATCATCATGCTATGAGTCAGGGTGCTGAAAACTATCAG GTTCAAGGTGTTGTAAATGCCAAGCCATCATCTCAAGGAGATGGTTTTCCATTCACCAAAGAACAGTATGAGAAAATCATGCAGATCTTGTATAGCAGTCACAATCGCATTTCATCCTCTACTTCTCAGGCATATGCATCAGGTACTACCATTGCTCTTTTGGCTTCATCACCTAGTCCACAAGAATGGATCATTGACACAAGAGCCACAAACTATATGGTTTCAGATATTAATCTGTTAACCAAAACCTCCCTAACTACTCTCACTAATCCCAGAAAAGTTCTACAACCTAATGGAGATGTCACTCAAGTCACACACATTGGAGATAGTCATATTTCAGACAACAATGTCATTAAAGAAGTTTTCTATGTGCCTCAGTTCAAATTCAACTTTTTGTCAGTTTCCAAAGTGACAAGAGACTCAATATGTTTTGCTTCCTTTTATCCCGATTTCTGTGTATTTCAGGATCTCTTCAGTGGCAGGGTGAGGGAGATTG CTAGAATAAAGTCACACAGGAGGAACTCTACTATTGATGTTAGTTTGTGGCACAAAAGATTAAGACATGTATCTAGCATAGTTCTTAAGAAGTTGTTTCCTGCCAAACTAGCAAATATTACtgaaatcataaataaattcactgTATGTCCATGTGCTAAGCAAACCAGACTGCCATTTCCTAATAGCTGTATTAAAAGTACTGTTGCTTTTGATCTAATTCATGTTAATGTTTGGGGTCCCTACAAATATGCAACATTTGATGGTCATAGATATTTTCTAACGGTGGTTGATGACTTCACCAGATTGACTTGGTTGTTTCTCTTGAAACTAAAGTCTGATGTTTGTGTAGTTCTTACTCAGTTTGTTGTTTTTGTTCAAACTCAATTCAACAAAGTTCTAAAGGCAGTTAGGTCTGAAAATGGACCTGAGTTTATCAATTTTGTCTGTCATGCCCTATTTCAAAAATATGGTAGTATTCACCAAAAGACTTGTGCATATACCCCTTAG